A DNA window from Enterobacter cloacae subsp. cloacae ATCC 13047 contains the following coding sequences:
- the ptsP gene encoding phosphoenolpyruvate--protein phosphotransferase, producing the protein MLTRLREIVEKVASAPRLNEALNILVTDICLAMETEVCSVYLADHDRRCYYLMATRGLKKPRGRTVTLAFDEGIVGLVGRLAEPINLADAQKHPSFKYIPSVKEERFRAFLGVPIIQRRQLLGVLVVQQRELRQYDESEESFLVTLATQMAAILSQSQLAALFGQYRHTRIRALPASPGVAIAEGWMDATLPLMEQVYEASTLDEALERERLTAALEEAANEFRRYSKRFAAGAQKETAAIFDLYSHLLSDARLRRELFAEVDKGAVAEWAVKKVIEKFAEQFAALTDGYLKERAGDLRTLGQRLLFHLDDTIQGPNAWPKRFVLVADELSATTLAELPQDRLAGVVVRDGAANSHAAIMVRALGIPTVMGADIQPSVLHRRTLVVDGYRGELLVDPEPVLLQEYQRLISEENELSKLAEDDVDLPAQLKSGERIKVMLNAGLSPEHEEKLGSRIDGIGLYRTEIPFMLQSGFPSEEEQVAQYQGMLQMFNDKPVTLRTLDVGADKQLPYMPISEENPCLGWRGIRITLDQPEIFLIQVRAMLRANAATGNLSILLPMVTSIDEIDEARRLIERAGREVEEMIGYAIPKPRIGVMLEVPSMVFMLPQLANRVDFISVGTNDLTQYILAVDRNNTRVASIYDSLHPAIIRALAMIAREAEQYGIDLRLCGEMAGDSMCVAILIGLGYRHLSMNGRAVARVKYLLRHIDIDDARELAERSLEAQLATEVRHQVAAFMERRGMGGLIRGGR; encoded by the coding sequence ATGCTCACCCGCTTGCGAGAAATAGTCGAGAAAGTGGCCAGTGCGCCTCGTCTGAACGAGGCGCTGAATATTCTGGTCACTGACATCTGTCTTGCGATGGAAACTGAAGTCTGTTCGGTGTATCTGGCCGATCATGACCGACGTTGCTACTACCTGATGGCGACCCGTGGTTTAAAAAAACCACGCGGTCGTACCGTTACGCTCGCCTTTGATGAAGGTATCGTAGGCCTGGTGGGGCGACTGGCTGAACCCATCAACCTTGCCGACGCGCAAAAGCACCCCAGCTTTAAATACATTCCCTCCGTAAAAGAAGAGCGTTTCCGCGCCTTCCTGGGCGTACCGATCATCCAGCGTCGTCAACTGCTTGGCGTACTGGTCGTTCAGCAGCGCGAACTGCGTCAGTATGACGAAAGCGAAGAGTCTTTCCTCGTGACGCTAGCCACGCAGATGGCTGCGATCCTCTCTCAGTCTCAGCTTGCCGCCCTGTTTGGGCAGTACCGTCACACGCGTATTCGTGCGCTGCCGGCCTCGCCTGGCGTGGCGATTGCTGAAGGCTGGATGGACGCCACCCTGCCGCTGATGGAACAGGTGTACGAAGCCTCAACGCTGGATGAAGCGCTTGAGCGCGAGCGCCTCACCGCGGCGCTGGAAGAGGCGGCCAACGAATTTCGGCGTTACAGCAAACGCTTTGCCGCCGGGGCGCAAAAAGAGACGGCGGCCATTTTTGACCTCTATTCGCACCTGCTCTCCGATGCGCGTCTGCGCCGTGAGCTTTTTGCCGAGGTTGATAAAGGTGCCGTAGCGGAATGGGCCGTTAAAAAGGTCATCGAAAAATTTGCGGAGCAATTTGCCGCACTGACAGACGGTTACCTGAAAGAGCGTGCGGGAGATTTACGTACACTCGGTCAGCGTCTGCTGTTCCACCTTGATGACACGATCCAGGGGCCGAATGCCTGGCCAAAACGCTTTGTGCTGGTTGCCGATGAATTGTCCGCGACCACGCTGGCGGAGCTGCCGCAGGACAGGCTGGCAGGTGTGGTGGTGCGCGATGGCGCAGCTAACTCCCATGCGGCCATTATGGTACGTGCCCTGGGTATCCCCACCGTTATGGGGGCAGACATTCAGCCCTCGGTGCTGCACCGACGCACGCTGGTGGTGGATGGCTATCGCGGTGAGCTCCTGGTCGATCCTGAGCCGGTCCTGCTCCAGGAATACCAGCGCCTTATCAGTGAAGAGAATGAATTAAGCAAGCTGGCGGAAGATGACGTCGACCTGCCTGCACAGCTCAAAAGCGGCGAGCGCATCAAAGTTATGCTCAACGCAGGGTTAAGCCCCGAGCATGAAGAGAAGCTCGGCAGCCGCATTGATGGCATCGGCTTATATCGCACTGAAATCCCGTTCATGCTGCAAAGCGGCTTTCCCTCAGAAGAGGAGCAGGTCGCACAGTATCAGGGCATGTTGCAGATGTTTAACGACAAGCCGGTTACCCTGCGTACCCTGGACGTTGGGGCGGATAAACAGCTGCCGTATATGCCAATCAGTGAAGAAAACCCGTGCCTGGGCTGGCGTGGGATCCGCATTACGCTGGATCAGCCTGAGATCTTCCTGATCCAGGTGCGCGCCATGCTGCGCGCGAATGCGGCAACCGGGAACCTTAGCATTTTACTGCCTATGGTCACCAGCATCGACGAGATCGACGAAGCGCGACGGTTGATCGAACGTGCAGGCCGTGAAGTCGAAGAGATGATCGGTTACGCGATCCCCAAACCGCGGATCGGGGTGATGCTCGAAGTGCCATCCATGGTCTTCATGCTGCCGCAGCTGGCGAACCGGGTCGACTTTATCTCTGTCGGGACCAACGATCTGACGCAGTATATTCTGGCCGTCGATCGTAACAACACGCGTGTTGCCAGTATTTATGACAGCCTGCATCCGGCCATCATTCGGGCGCTGGCGATGATTGCCCGTGAAGCGGAGCAATACGGTATCGATTTGCGGCTGTGTGGCGAAATGGCCGGGGATTCAATGTGCGTTGCGATCCTCATCGGCCTGGGGTATCGCCATCTGTCGATGAACGGCCGCGCTGTCGCACGTGTGAAGTACCTGCTGCGCCATATTGACATCGATGATGCCCGCGAGCTGGCCGAGCGCAGTCTTGAAGCGCAACTGGCAACAGAAGTGCGTCATCAGGTCGCCGCGTTTATGGAGCGACGCGGCATGGGCGGCCTGATCCGCGGTGGCCGCTGA
- a CDS encoding YgdI/YgdR family lipoprotein produces the protein MKKWAVLISAVGLAFAVSGCSSDYVMATKDGRMILTDGKPEVDDDTGLVSYHDQQGNKMQINRDEVSQIIER, from the coding sequence ATGAAAAAATGGGCAGTGTTGATTTCAGCAGTGGGTTTAGCGTTTGCGGTATCGGGCTGTAGCAGCGATTACGTTATGGCGACGAAAGATGGCCGGATGATCCTGACCGACGGTAAACCTGAAGTCGACGATGATACCGGCCTGGTCAGCTACCATGACCAGCAGGGTAATAAAATGCAGATCAATCGCGACGAAGTTTCGCAGATTATCGAGCGATAA
- the lgt gene encoding prolipoprotein diacylglyceryl transferase — protein MNSGYLHFPEFDPVIFSVGPVSLHWYGLMYLVGFIFAMWLAGRRASRPGSGWTKNEVENLLYAGFLGVFLGGRIGYVLFYNLPVFLNDPLYLFRVWDGGMSFHGGLIGVILVMVIFAKRTKRNFFQVSDFIAPLIPFGLGAGRLGNFINGELWGRVDPSVSFTMLFPGSRAEDLALLPSHPEWQSIFDTYGVLPRHMSQLYELALEGVVLFIILNLFIRKPRPMGAVSGLFLIGYGAFRIIVEFFRQPDAQFTGEWVQYISMGQILSIPMIVAGAIMMIWAYRRRPQQQLS, from the coding sequence ATGAACAGTGGTTATCTGCATTTTCCGGAATTTGATCCGGTCATTTTCTCAGTAGGACCCGTTTCGCTTCACTGGTACGGTCTGATGTACCTGGTGGGCTTCATTTTTGCTATGTGGCTTGCTGGCCGTCGCGCCAGTCGTCCTGGCAGCGGCTGGACCAAAAACGAAGTCGAAAACCTGCTTTACGCGGGCTTCCTCGGTGTGTTCCTAGGTGGCCGTATTGGCTATGTCCTGTTCTATAACCTCCCGGTATTCCTCAACGATCCGCTCTATCTGTTCCGCGTCTGGGACGGGGGGATGTCCTTCCATGGCGGCCTGATTGGTGTGATTCTGGTGATGGTGATTTTTGCCAAACGCACCAAACGCAACTTCTTCCAGGTATCGGATTTTATCGCGCCATTGATTCCGTTTGGTCTGGGGGCTGGTCGTCTGGGCAACTTTATCAACGGCGAGCTGTGGGGACGTGTCGACCCGAGCGTTTCCTTTACTATGCTGTTCCCGGGCTCGCGCGCAGAAGACCTGGCGCTGCTGCCGTCTCATCCTGAATGGCAATCCATTTTTGATACGTACGGCGTTCTGCCGCGTCACATGTCTCAGCTCTATGAACTGGCGCTGGAAGGCGTGGTGCTGTTTATCATCCTGAATCTGTTTATCCGCAAACCGCGCCCGATGGGGGCTGTCTCCGGCCTGTTCCTGATTGGCTACGGTGCGTTCCGTATCATCGTTGAGTTCTTCCGCCAGCCGGATGCGCAGTTCACCGGCGAGTGGGTACAGTACATCAGCATGGGGCAAATCCTCTCCATTCCGATGATCGTGGCGGGTGCCATTATGATGATTTGGGCGTATCGTCGTCGTCCACAGCAACAACTTTCCTGA
- the mutH gene encoding DNA mismatch repair endonuclease MutH, whose product MLALSPMLSPPTSEAQLLGQAQRLAGFSLGELAAMAGLPIPKDLKRDKGWIGMLLELWLGASAGSKPEQDFAALGVELKTIPIDRLGKPLETTFVCVAPLTGNTGVTWETSHVRHKLKRVLWVPVEGERQIPLAERRVGAPLLWSPDEDEERQLRLDWEELMDMIVLGQVERITARHGEVLQLRPKAANSKALTEAIGAKGEPILTLPRGFYLKKNFTGALLARHFLLKT is encoded by the coding sequence ATGCTTGCGCTTTCACCCATGCTTTCTCCGCCAACAAGCGAAGCCCAGTTGCTTGGGCAGGCGCAACGTCTGGCGGGCTTTTCGCTTGGCGAACTCGCAGCGATGGCAGGGTTGCCGATCCCAAAGGATCTGAAACGGGATAAGGGCTGGATCGGCATGTTGCTTGAACTGTGGCTGGGGGCAAGTGCGGGGAGTAAACCCGAGCAGGATTTTGCGGCTCTGGGCGTTGAGCTAAAAACCATTCCCATAGACCGTCTGGGAAAGCCTCTTGAAACCACCTTTGTCTGCGTGGCGCCGTTAACCGGGAATACCGGCGTGACGTGGGAAACCAGCCATGTTCGCCATAAACTCAAGCGTGTGCTCTGGGTTCCGGTTGAGGGTGAACGCCAGATCCCGCTGGCTGAACGCCGGGTAGGCGCGCCGCTGCTCTGGAGTCCCGATGAAGATGAAGAGCGGCAGCTAAGGCTGGACTGGGAAGAGCTGATGGATATGATCGTCCTTGGACAGGTAGAGCGCATCACGGCCCGACACGGAGAAGTTTTACAGCTGCGTCCGAAAGCGGCCAACAGCAAAGCCCTCACCGAGGCTATTGGCGCCAAGGGCGAACCGATACTCACGTTGCCGCGCGGCTTTTATCTCAAAAAGAACTTCACAGGTGCGCTGCTGGCTCGCCATTTCTTACTGAAAACATAG
- the rppH gene encoding RNA pyrophosphohydrolase: MIDDDGYRPNVGIVICNRQGQVMWARRYGQHSWQFPQGGINPGESPEQAMYRELFEEVGLSRKDVRILASTRNWLRYKLPKRLVRWDTKPVCIGQKQKWFLLQLVGNDSDINMQTSSTPEFDGWRWVSYWYPVRQVVSFKRDVYRRVMKEFASVVMQLQEIPPKPQSAPAWRRKRG; this comes from the coding sequence GTGATTGATGACGATGGCTACCGCCCGAACGTAGGAATAGTAATTTGTAATCGTCAGGGCCAGGTGATGTGGGCCCGGCGATATGGTCAGCACTCCTGGCAGTTTCCGCAAGGCGGGATCAACCCAGGGGAGTCCCCAGAACAAGCGATGTACCGGGAGCTGTTTGAAGAGGTCGGTTTAAGCCGAAAAGATGTTCGCATCCTGGCTTCGACCCGCAACTGGTTGCGTTACAAGTTACCGAAACGTTTGGTGCGTTGGGACACAAAGCCGGTTTGTATCGGCCAGAAACAGAAGTGGTTTCTGTTGCAATTGGTGGGCAACGATTCAGATATCAATATGCAAACCAGCAGTACGCCGGAGTTTGATGGCTGGCGCTGGGTGAGTTACTGGTATCCTGTTCGTCAGGTCGTGTCATTTAAACGCGATGTTTACCGTAGGGTGATGAAAGAGTTCGCAAGTGTTGTCATGCAGCTTCAGGAGATCCCGCCTAAGCCGCAGAGCGCACCTGCCTGGCGACGTAAAAGAGGTTAA
- the recC gene encoding exodeoxyribonuclease V subunit gamma has translation MLRVYHSNRLDVLEALMEFIVERERLDDPFEPEMVLVQSTGMAQWLQMSLSRKFGIAANIDFPLPASFIWEMFVRVLPDIPEQSAFNKQSMSWKLMALLPDMLTHDEFAMLRHYLHDDTDKRKLFQLASRTADLYDQYLVYRPEWLTRWEAGELVEGLPEAQVWQAPLWKALVEHTEKLGQPKWHRANLYQRFISILENSTDRPARLPSRVFICGISALPPVYLDALKALGKHTDIHILFTNPCRHYWGDIQDDRWLSRLVTRQRRRLFEERTVPLFKDSASAAQLFDEQGIQNLPNPLLASWGKLGRDYIHMLSDITSSGEGDVDAFVEITPDSLLHNIQSDILDLENRAVMGVTAEEFERSDTKRRLDPDDRSITVHVCHSAQREVEVLHDQLLAMLQDDPDLTPRDIVVMVADIDSYSPFIQAVFGSATGERYLPYAISDRRARQSHPALQAFVTLLSLPDSRFISEDVLALLDVPVLAARFNINEEGLRYLRQWVNESGVRWGIDDDNVQEFELPPTGQHTWQFGLTRMLLGYAMESSQGEWNEVLPYDESSGLIAELVGHLASLLMQLNRWRRALMQPRPLEEWLPVCRELLNDFFLPDSDTEAAMALIETQWQAIVDEGVNSHYNEAIPLSLLRDELTLRLDQERISQRFLAGPINICTLMPMRSIPFKVVCLLGMNDGVYPRALPPLGFDLMSPAPKRGDRSRRDDDRYLFLEALISAQNKLYISYIGRSIQDNSERFPSVLVQELVDYIGQSHYLPGDEERNCDESDQRVKAHITCCHSRMPFDPMNYVASELQSYAQEWLPAAKKEGKAHSDFIQELDARPIETLTFEQLQRFWAHPVRAFFQQRLQINFRSEESEIPDAEPFTLEGLERYQLNLQLLNALVEQEDADKLFRRYRAAGQLPYGAFGEIVWEAQCIEMKALAERVIECRQPGTSLEIDLNCNGIQLTGWLTQVQPDGLLRWRPSMLSVSQGLQLWLEHLVYSAGGNQGESRMFVRKEGEWRFPPMEPEQALHYLSLYIEGYRQGMNKPLLLLPESGGAWIKACYDAQNDAMLTDDVSLQKARSKFVQAWEGNMMVRGEGDDVWYQRLWRTLEPEYFETITEEAQRYLLPLFKFNQS, from the coding sequence ATGTTAAGGGTCTACCACTCAAATCGTCTGGATGTGCTGGAAGCGCTGATGGAATTTATCGTTGAGCGCGAGCGGCTCGACGATCCGTTTGAGCCTGAAATGGTGCTGGTGCAGAGCACCGGTATGGCACAATGGCTGCAGATGTCGCTTTCCCGTAAATTTGGCATCGCGGCGAATATCGATTTTCCGCTTCCCGCGAGCTTTATCTGGGAGATGTTTGTCCGCGTGTTGCCTGACATCCCGGAGCAGAGCGCGTTTAACAAACAGAGCATGAGCTGGAAGCTGATGGCGCTTTTGCCAGATATGCTCACGCATGATGAGTTTGCCATGCTGCGCCACTACCTGCATGACGATACCGACAAACGCAAGCTGTTCCAGCTGGCATCACGTACCGCGGATCTCTATGACCAGTATTTAGTGTATCGTCCGGAATGGCTGACTCGCTGGGAGGCGGGTGAGTTAGTGGAAGGTCTGCCGGAGGCGCAGGTCTGGCAGGCGCCGCTGTGGAAAGCGCTGGTGGAGCATACCGAAAAGCTGGGTCAACCCAAGTGGCACCGTGCGAACCTCTACCAACGGTTCATCTCCATACTGGAAAATAGCACTGACCGACCGGCCCGGCTGCCCTCCCGCGTATTTATCTGCGGTATTTCCGCCTTGCCCCCCGTCTATCTGGATGCGCTGAAAGCGCTCGGAAAACACACCGACATCCATATTCTGTTTACTAACCCCTGCCGCCATTACTGGGGCGACATTCAGGATGACCGGTGGCTTTCGCGGCTTGTGACGCGCCAGCGGCGACGTCTCTTTGAAGAACGCACGGTGCCCTTGTTTAAAGACAGTGCCTCTGCCGCGCAGCTTTTTGATGAGCAGGGCATTCAGAACCTGCCTAACCCGCTGCTTGCCTCATGGGGCAAGCTGGGCCGGGACTACATTCATATGCTCTCTGATATCACCTCGTCAGGCGAAGGCGACGTGGATGCGTTTGTTGAAATCACGCCGGACAGCCTGCTGCACAATATCCAGTCCGATATTCTGGATCTGGAAAATCGCGCGGTGATGGGCGTGACGGCCGAAGAATTTGAACGCAGCGACACGAAACGGAGACTGGATCCCGACGATCGCAGTATCACGGTGCATGTTTGCCACAGTGCGCAGCGTGAAGTCGAAGTCCTGCACGATCAGTTGCTCGCCATGCTACAGGACGATCCTGACCTGACACCGCGTGATATCGTGGTGATGGTGGCGGATATCGACAGCTACAGCCCCTTTATTCAGGCCGTTTTCGGCAGTGCGACGGGAGAGCGCTACCTGCCTTATGCCATCTCTGACCGTCGGGCTCGCCAGTCTCACCCGGCCTTGCAGGCATTCGTTACCCTGCTGTCACTGCCCGACAGCCGCTTCATTTCCGAAGATGTCCTGGCATTGCTCGATGTCCCCGTGCTGGCCGCTCGTTTTAACATTAACGAAGAGGGGTTGCGCTACCTTCGTCAGTGGGTAAACGAGTCTGGCGTACGTTGGGGGATCGATGACGACAACGTACAGGAGTTTGAGCTTCCCCCTACCGGGCAGCACACCTGGCAGTTTGGTCTGACGCGTATGCTGCTGGGGTATGCCATGGAAAGCAGCCAGGGCGAGTGGAACGAGGTCCTGCCTTATGATGAATCCAGCGGGCTCATCGCGGAGCTTGTCGGGCATTTAGCCTCGCTGCTGATGCAGCTTAACCGCTGGCGACGTGCGCTAATGCAGCCGCGTCCGCTGGAGGAGTGGCTGCCGGTTTGCCGGGAACTGCTCAATGATTTCTTCCTGCCGGACAGTGACACGGAAGCCGCAATGGCGCTGATTGAAACACAGTGGCAGGCGATAGTCGATGAGGGGGTGAACTCCCACTATAACGAAGCGATCCCGCTTTCGCTTCTGCGGGATGAATTGACCCTGCGCCTCGATCAGGAGCGTATCAGCCAGCGCTTCCTTGCCGGGCCGATCAATATCTGCACGCTGATGCCCATGCGTTCCATTCCCTTCAAAGTGGTGTGTCTGCTTGGTATGAATGACGGTGTATATCCGCGAGCCCTGCCGCCGCTGGGCTTTGATCTCATGAGCCCGGCACCGAAGCGGGGCGACCGTAGCCGTCGTGATGATGACCGCTACCTCTTCCTTGAGGCGCTTATTTCCGCGCAGAACAAGCTTTACATCAGTTATATCGGTCGGTCGATTCAGGACAACAGCGAGCGTTTTCCCTCTGTTCTGGTGCAGGAACTGGTGGACTATATCGGACAGAGCCACTACCTGCCGGGGGATGAAGAACGTAACTGCGATGAGAGCGACCAGCGGGTGAAAGCGCATATCACCTGTTGTCACAGCCGTATGCCGTTTGACCCGATGAACTACGTCGCCAGCGAATTGCAGAGCTATGCCCAGGAGTGGCTGCCCGCGGCGAAAAAAGAGGGGAAGGCGCACAGTGATTTCATTCAGGAGCTCGACGCGCGGCCCATTGAAACCCTGACCTTCGAACAACTGCAGCGGTTTTGGGCGCATCCGGTACGCGCCTTCTTCCAGCAGCGGTTGCAGATAAATTTCCGCTCGGAAGAGAGCGAAATTCCTGACGCAGAACCGTTTACGCTGGAAGGGCTGGAACGTTATCAGTTAAACCTCCAGCTGCTGAATGCGCTGGTGGAGCAGGAAGATGCTGACAAACTGTTCCGCCGCTATCGCGCTGCGGGGCAATTACCGTATGGTGCGTTTGGGGAGATCGTCTGGGAGGCGCAGTGCATAGAGATGAAGGCGCTTGCCGAGCGTGTTATCGAATGCCGACAGCCGGGAACAAGCCTTGAAATCGACCTCAACTGCAACGGTATCCAGCTGACGGGCTGGCTGACGCAGGTTCAACCGGACGGGCTGCTGCGCTGGCGGCCTTCCATGCTGAGCGTTTCACAGGGTTTGCAACTCTGGCTCGAACATCTTGTCTACAGTGCTGGCGGTAACCAGGGTGAAAGTCGGATGTTTGTACGCAAGGAGGGCGAGTGGCGTTTCCCGCCAATGGAGCCGGAGCAGGCGTTACATTACTTGTCCTTGTACATTGAAGGTTACCGTCAGGGGATGAACAAGCCGCTGCTGTTACTGCCTGAAAGTGGCGGGGCGTGGATAAAAGCCTGTTATGACGCGCAGAATGATGCGATGTTAACGGATGACGTTTCACTGCAGAAAGCGCGGAGTAAATTTGTTCAGGCCTGGGAAGGTAACATGATGGTCCGTGGTGAAGGCGATGATGTCTGGTATCAACGGTTATGGCGAACGCTTGAGCCAGAATACTTTGAGACCATCACGGAAGAGGCACAACGTTACCTGTTACCGTTGTTCAAATTTAATCAGTCCTGA
- a CDS encoding prepilin-type N-terminal cleavage/methylation domain-containing protein, with translation MSVAVKNEKGFSMVDVLLAMMLLVAIVTALSGYHRALASRFALFSQYRQLWHIAWTQSQMDAGALPAGWQINRMQTTQSGCVSITVTLISPLGRRGEMTRLHCPVSQ, from the coding sequence ATGTCGGTTGCCGTAAAGAATGAAAAGGGGTTCAGCATGGTCGACGTGTTGCTGGCGATGATGCTGCTGGTGGCGATCGTAACGGCGCTGTCCGGCTATCACCGGGCGCTGGCTTCCCGCTTTGCCCTGTTTAGCCAGTATCGTCAGCTCTGGCACATCGCCTGGACGCAGTCGCAGATGGATGCTGGTGCGCTGCCAGCAGGCTGGCAGATAAACCGGATGCAGACAACGCAGTCTGGATGTGTCAGCATCACGGTTACACTTATTTCTCCTCTGGGTCGACGCGGTGAGATGACGCGTCTGCATTGCCCGGTTAGCCAGTAG
- a CDS encoding DUF2509 family protein yields the protein MNRQNGIASLTLVLLLLVLGTLILTGLNQQLITFTMLVGDESRAIQQQAAAQSALEWGRVQHWSLQPDVQCKQRQTQRVCLRVLNESQVLLIAGDGELLLWRGGEIVNGHIRFLPHGWSDFCPLKERALCRLP from the coding sequence GTGAACCGCCAGAATGGGATTGCCTCACTGACGCTGGTTCTGCTGTTACTGGTGTTAGGCACACTGATCCTGACCGGCCTTAACCAGCAACTCATAACATTTACCATGCTGGTTGGCGACGAGAGCCGCGCCATCCAGCAGCAGGCAGCCGCGCAGTCTGCGCTGGAGTGGGGGCGCGTTCAGCACTGGTCGTTGCAGCCTGATGTACAGTGCAAACAGAGACAAACGCAACGTGTTTGTTTGCGTGTACTGAATGAGTCGCAGGTGTTACTCATCGCTGGAGATGGAGAGCTGTTGCTCTGGCGTGGCGGGGAGATTGTCAACGGGCACATACGCTTTTTACCTCATGGCTGGAGTGATTTTTGCCCGCTAAAGGAGCGTGCGTTATGTCGGTTGCCGTAA
- a CDS encoding prepilin peptidase-dependent protein translates to MKKEHVFTLIETLVAISLVIILSATGLAGWDNWQQRQRLWQVACQVRDYLVFLRNDANRHNRDHLITLQQDDRGACLMSSAVQGCENNSPYVLRPLWPDVVLREVTPSLGFYGLRDTAWAGRIRVQSRAGEWMIVVSNGGRIRMCTVTGENACR, encoded by the coding sequence ATGAAAAAAGAGCACGTCTTTACGCTTATCGAAACTCTGGTTGCCATTTCGCTGGTTATTATCCTCAGCGCGACAGGGCTCGCCGGCTGGGACAACTGGCAACAGCGGCAGAGGTTGTGGCAGGTCGCCTGTCAGGTCCGCGACTATCTGGTGTTTCTGCGAAACGATGCCAATCGTCACAACCGTGACCACCTGATTACGCTTCAGCAGGACGACAGAGGCGCCTGTTTGATGAGCTCTGCGGTGCAGGGCTGTGAGAACAACAGCCCGTATGTGCTCAGACCGTTGTGGCCTGACGTCGTGCTAAGGGAGGTTACGCCTTCATTAGGATTCTATGGATTAAGGGACACGGCGTGGGCAGGGCGGATACGCGTACAGAGCAGGGCAGGAGAATGGATGATTGTCGTCTCAAACGGAGGGCGTATCAGGATGTGCACTGTTACAGGGGAAAATGCATGCCGATGA
- a CDS encoding prepilin peptidase-dependent protein produces MPMNQHGFSLTEVLIAMAISSILLLSTSRFLPELQRAVLLQSRAQEREEEIWQRLFAIGKQLQRAGYCAGNCQGQSLTIGREGSCVIVRWDANSNGTWDTSASDNESTGFRLESGALEILRGATGCEGKGWEKLTDPARLMIHTFVVRKHEHPGFAPALYLELTASGVNDKHAAPYQARYGVTGFNL; encoded by the coding sequence ATGCCGATGAACCAGCACGGCTTCTCACTCACAGAGGTGCTGATTGCAATGGCGATCAGCAGCATTCTGCTACTCAGCACGTCGCGTTTTTTACCGGAGCTGCAACGGGCAGTTTTGCTGCAATCCAGGGCGCAAGAGCGTGAAGAAGAGATCTGGCAACGCCTGTTCGCGATTGGCAAGCAGTTACAGCGCGCGGGGTATTGCGCGGGTAATTGTCAGGGGCAGAGCCTGACCATCGGCAGGGAGGGAAGCTGTGTGATTGTCCGGTGGGATGCAAACAGTAACGGCACCTGGGACACCTCAGCATCGGATAACGAAAGTACGGGGTTTCGTCTGGAATCAGGCGCGCTGGAAATCCTGCGGGGCGCGACGGGGTGTGAAGGAAAAGGATGGGAGAAGCTTACCGACCCGGCCCGGCTTATGATCCATACGTTTGTGGTACGTAAACATGAGCACCCGGGATTTGCGCCAGCGTTATATCTCGAGTTGACCGCCAGCGGGGTGAATGATAAGCACGCTGCCCCTTACCAGGCTCGCTATGGCGTTACGGGGTTTAACTTGTGA
- the thyA gene encoding thymidylate synthase: protein MKQYLELMKKVLDEGTPKNDRTGTGTLSIFGHQMRFNLQEGFPLVTTKRCHLRSIIHELLWFLQGDTNVAYLHENNVSIWDEWADENGNLGPVYGKQWRAWPTPDGRHIDQITTVMNQLKNDPDSRRIIVSAWNVGELDKMALAPCHAFFQFYVADGKLSCQLYQRSCDVFLGLPFNIASYALLVHMMAQQCDLEVGDFVWTGGDTHLYSNHMEQTHLQLTREPRALPKLIIKRKPESIFDYRFDDFEIEGYDPHPGIKAPVAI, encoded by the coding sequence ATGAAACAGTATCTTGAATTGATGAAAAAAGTGCTCGACGAGGGCACGCCGAAAAATGACCGTACCGGAACCGGGACGCTCTCCATTTTTGGCCACCAGATGCGCTTCAACCTGCAAGAAGGCTTCCCCCTGGTGACGACAAAGCGCTGCCACCTGCGCTCGATCATTCATGAACTGCTCTGGTTCCTGCAAGGCGATACCAACGTTGCCTATCTGCACGAAAACAATGTCTCTATCTGGGACGAATGGGCAGATGAAAACGGCAATCTGGGCCCGGTGTACGGCAAGCAGTGGCGTGCGTGGCCAACGCCTGATGGCCGCCATATTGACCAGATCACCACCGTGATGAACCAGCTGAAAAACGACCCGGACTCGCGCCGTATTATCGTTTCTGCCTGGAACGTGGGTGAGCTGGATAAAATGGCGCTGGCACCGTGCCATGCGTTCTTCCAGTTCTATGTGGCTGATGGCAAACTCTCCTGCCAGCTTTACCAGCGATCTTGCGATGTCTTCCTCGGCCTGCCGTTTAACATCGCCAGCTATGCGCTGTTAGTACATATGATGGCCCAGCAGTGCGATCTGGAAGTGGGCGATTTTGTCTGGACCGGTGGGGATACGCACCTGTACAGCAACCACATGGAACAGACGCATCTCCAGCTGACCCGTGAGCCGCGTGCACTGCCGAAGCTGATTATCAAACGTAAACCGGAATCGATCTTCGATTACCGCTTTGACGACTTCGAGATTGAGGGATACGACCCGCATCCGGGCATCAAAGCGCCTGTCGCAATCTGA